In Syntrophales bacterium, a single window of DNA contains:
- a CDS encoding DUF5329 domain-containing protein — MERHASLTCANMMSVLLFAASLLLGPVCHAGELPPAAGAEIAHLFTYLETSGCDFYRNGSRYGSREAAAHLRRKYQYLLEKGMVSSAEEFIERASSKSSSSGKPYQVRCGGGKLTESGPWLRAELMKYRRSRK, encoded by the coding sequence ATGGAACGGCATGCATCGTTAACCTGCGCGAACATGATGAGCGTTTTGCTTTTCGCCGCATCTCTGCTGCTGGGGCCTGTCTGCCATGCGGGGGAGCTGCCGCCTGCAGCAGGGGCGGAGATCGCCCATCTCTTTACCTATCTGGAGACCTCCGGCTGCGACTTCTACCGGAACGGCTCCCGGTACGGCAGCCGGGAGGCGGCGGCGCACCTCCGGAGAAAGTATCAGTATCTCCTCGAAAAGGGCATGGTATCCTCCGCCGAGGAGTTCATCGAGCGGGCCTCCTCGAAAAGCAGCTCCAGCGGGAAGCCTTATCAGGTCCGCTGCGGCGGGGGGAAACTCACGGAGAGCGGCCCGTGGCTCCGGGCAGAACTCATGAAATACAGAAGATCGCGAAAGTAA
- a CDS encoding PhzF family phenazine biosynthesis protein — translation MPVPSLQKSFPFKKIDAFATATSEGNPAGAVYLNAPGEMTAEEMLRIARELKGFVSEVGYLWKIEDGTYGLKYYSSEREVAFCGHATIAVTYDLIGSDPALLGRKSIRIVNNMGTLTVENRIEGENAVFVAAPEPVFADVRIDGNGFAGAAGIDPGELDRDRPVSVVNAGLQTLIVPIRRLDAVLGMSPRLEELKFYCEAHSVDIVTVYSRETADGANAFRTRVFAPTFGYLEDPATGSGNAAFGGYLLKNGYWDGSSISLEQNGDFGRPNIVRLLARDDGGGMRVWFGGGAIVRIRGEYFLT, via the coding sequence ATGCCTGTTCCGTCTTTGCAGAAATCGTTTCCCTTCAAGAAGATCGACGCCTTTGCCACAGCGACATCGGAAGGGAACCCCGCCGGGGCGGTCTATCTGAATGCGCCGGGTGAGATGACGGCCGAGGAGATGCTGAGGATTGCCCGGGAGCTGAAGGGGTTCGTTTCCGAAGTGGGGTATCTCTGGAAAATTGAGGATGGAACGTACGGCCTGAAGTACTACTCGTCGGAGCGGGAAGTGGCGTTCTGCGGCCATGCGACCATTGCCGTCACGTATGACCTGATCGGGAGTGACCCTGCCCTTCTCGGCCGGAAGAGCATCCGGATCGTCAACAACATGGGGACGCTGACGGTGGAAAACAGGATCGAGGGGGAAAACGCGGTGTTCGTTGCGGCGCCCGAGCCCGTGTTTGCAGATGTCCGGATCGACGGGAACGGCTTTGCCGGGGCCGCGGGCATCGATCCCGGCGAGCTGGATCGGGATCGTCCGGTATCCGTCGTGAACGCCGGCCTTCAGACGCTGATCGTTCCGATCCGGCGGCTGGATGCCGTGCTTGGGATGTCTCCCCGCCTGGAGGAGCTGAAATTCTACTGCGAGGCGCACTCCGTCGATATCGTGACGGTGTACTCCCGTGAAACGGCCGATGGGGCGAACGCCTTCCGGACGCGCGTGTTCGCGCCGACCTTCGGGTATCTCGAAGACCCCGCCACGGGATCCGGAAACGCGGCCTTCGGCGGCTATCTCCTGAAGAACGGGTATTGGGACGGATCGTCCATCAGCCTGGAGCAGAACGGCGATTTCGGAAGGCCGAACATCGTCCGGCTGCTGGCCCGGGACGACGGGGGCGGCATGCGTGTCTGGTTCGGCGGGGGGGCGATTGTCAGGATTCGGGGCGAGTATTTTCTGACATAG
- a CDS encoding glycosyltransferase family 2 protein: MLLDRKIVVVMPAYNAAKTLKKTYDEVMEQGIVDLVILVDDASRDETAEIAAALPKTKVFVHGENRGYGANQKTCYRLALTEGADIVIMVHPDYQYTPKLIPAMASMIAGGLYSCVLGSRILGGYALKGGMPLWKYAANRFLTLVENFLIGAKLSEYHTGYRAFSRELLERLPLEGNSDDFVFDNQMLAQVVWLGYIVAEVSCPTRYFAEASSINFRRSVEYGLGCLRTALEFRLARWGLRSSKLFPERPGRNGQ; the protein is encoded by the coding sequence ATGCTGCTTGATCGGAAAATCGTCGTGGTCATGCCGGCCTACAATGCGGCAAAGACCCTGAAAAAGACCTATGACGAGGTGATGGAGCAGGGAATCGTGGATCTCGTGATCCTGGTGGACGACGCCAGCCGCGACGAAACGGCGGAGATCGCCGCTGCCCTGCCGAAGACGAAAGTTTTCGTCCATGGCGAGAACCGCGGCTACGGGGCGAACCAGAAAACCTGCTACCGCCTGGCCCTGACGGAGGGGGCGGACATTGTCATCATGGTTCACCCGGATTACCAGTATACGCCGAAGCTCATCCCCGCCATGGCGTCCATGATCGCCGGCGGCCTGTATTCATGTGTCCTGGGGTCCAGGATCCTGGGAGGTTACGCACTGAAGGGCGGCATGCCCCTGTGGAAGTACGCCGCCAACCGGTTCCTGACGCTGGTGGAGAATTTCCTGATCGGAGCCAAACTGTCGGAATACCACACGGGCTATCGGGCTTTTTCCCGGGAACTCCTGGAGAGGCTTCCCCTGGAAGGGAATTCGGACGATTTCGTCTTCGACAACCAGATGCTGGCCCAGGTCGTCTGGCTCGGCTATATCGTCGCCGAGGTGAGCTGTCCCACGCGGTATTTCGCCGAGGCGTCGTCCATCAATTTCCGGAGGAGCGTGGAATACGGCCTGGGCTGCCTCCGGACGGCGCTGGAGTTCCGCCTGGCCCGGTGGGGACTCCGATCGTCGAAACTTTTCCCGGAGCGACCCGGCCGAAACGGACAATAG